The following coding sequences lie in one Notolabrus celidotus isolate fNotCel1 chromosome 20, fNotCel1.pri, whole genome shotgun sequence genomic window:
- the hao1 gene encoding hydroxyacid oxidase 1 yields the protein MSGKRVCVSDFEVEAREILPKAVYDYYRSGADEQHTLADNVAAFNRWHLVPRVLRNVSTVDLSVSVLGQKLSMPLCVAATAMQRMAHPEGEIATARACKAVGTGMMLSSWATSTIEEVMSSTTASQCGEGVLWLQLYIYKDRELTLSLVRRAEAAGYKAIFVTVDTPYLGRRWNDMRNHFQLPPHLSMSNFSSASLAFSEKNYGNDSGLAVYVAKAIDPTLCWDDITWLKKQTHLPVIVKGVLNDEDAVKAVKYGVDGILVSNHGARQLDGVPATLDVLEEVVKAVEGRCDVYLDGGVRRGTDVLKAIALGAKAVFIGRPVLWGLACQGEQGVVEILELLKEELRLAMALSGCRSLSEVSRSLVRRVEFASRM from the exons ATGTCagggaaacgtgtgtgtgtttcagactttGAGGTGGAAGCCAGGGAAATTCTTCCAAAAGCTGTGTATGATTACTACCGCTCAGGAGCTGATGAACAGCATACCCTGGCAGATAACGTTGCTGCTTTTAACAG gtggcaTCTTGTTCCTCGGGTGCTGAGGAATGTGTCCACAGTggatctgtctgtctctgtgctggGCCAGAAGCTCAGCATGCCTCTCTGTGTTGCAGCCACAGCAATGCAAAGGATGGCTCATCCTGAGGGAGAAATAGCTACAGCAAGAG CATGCAAAGCAGTCGGAACCGGGATGATGCTAAGCTCCTGGGCCACCTCCACTATAGaggaagtgatgtcatcaaCAACAGCCTCTCAATGTGGTGAAGGAGTTCTGTGGCTTCAGCTTTACATCTATAAAGACAGAGAATTGACACTTTCATTGGTTCGCCGGGCAGAAGCTGCGGGCTATAAGGCCATCTTTGTCACTGTGGATACCCCATATCTAGGTAGAAGATGGAACGACATGCGCAATCACTTTCAACTACCCCCCCATCTGAG catGTCTAACTTCTCATCAGCCTCTCTTGCTTTCTCCGAGAAGAACTATGGCAATGACAGTGGTTTGGCTGTTTATGTTGCAAAAGCAATAGACCCCACTCTATGTTGGGATGACATCACCtggctgaaaaaacaaacacatctgccTGTGATTGTGAAAGGAGTGCTGAATG aTGAGGATGCTGTCAAGGCAGTGAAGTATGGTGTTGATGGCATCCTGGTATCCAATCACGGAGCGCGACAACTGGATGGTGTACCAGCCACG CTTGATGTTTTGGAAGAAGTGGTGAAGGCAGTAGAGGGTCGTTGTGATGTCTACCTGGacggaggagtgaggagagggacAGACGTCCTAAAGGCTATAGCCCTTGGAGCAAAGGCTGTCTTCATTGGCCGACCAGTGCTGTGGGGCCTTGCCTGTCAA GGGGAACAGGGAGTAGTTGAAATTCTGGAACTACTAAAAGAGGAGCTGCGACTGGCTATGGCTCTGTCAG gtTGTCGTTCCTTATCAGAGGTGAGCAGGTCCCTGGTCAGAAGAGTGGAGTTTGCTTCCAGGATGTGA